A single genomic interval of Actinomycetota bacterium harbors:
- a CDS encoding phenylacetate--CoA ligase family protein: MDTSTREAPMIGTADTPSATPLHTALQCHRPLAAPAPPPAVPLTRLPVLAAARAIRGAGLRHGTAFRILAQHPCGLPDCLSPAAAMRAAALAYDWVPAYRDFVRTAGAGRARHIGDLPETDKASYVDAYPLAARCVGGAIPARGVAIDESSGSSGRPYTWVRSQRELADVHRSLSRLAAHLYGPDLVTLNGFSMGAWATGTNVTAALARNGLVKSPGPDVDKILSVFGELGARRRYLVAGYPPFLKRLIDEAEAAGFDWAAYEVYGVVGGEGMSEGQRTYLEARFSRVYSAYGASDLDIGVAAELPLSVWIRRRACEDPALARALFGTAGRLPMLFQYNPLDYYAEANAAGELVITVNRPAMLSPRIRYNIHDAGGTLGFAQVIGICRDFGLDPLRASAAESGIAPFRLPFLFVRGRSDSTLSYMGANIYPEDVETALFTGSAEAARLGTFCLELLELPGAEVRPCVHVEVRRGSLPYPALERRLAGAVRQRLMAASRDFAAAVAEDPATGDVAIRLHAPGEGPFAGNAGRIKQRYIVR, encoded by the coding sequence ATGGACACATCGACCCGGGAGGCCCCCATGATCGGCACCGCAGACACGCCCAGCGCCACCCCGCTCCACACCGCCCTCCAATGTCACCGGCCGTTGGCCGCACCGGCACCACCGCCCGCCGTTCCGTTGACCCGGCTCCCCGTCCTGGCGGCGGCCCGGGCGATCCGCGGCGCCGGCCTCCGCCACGGAACTGCCTTCCGCATCCTCGCCCAGCACCCCTGCGGGTTGCCGGACTGTCTCAGCCCGGCCGCAGCGATGCGGGCAGCCGCCTTGGCCTACGACTGGGTCCCCGCCTACCGGGATTTCGTGCGCACCGCCGGGGCCGGGCGGGCCCGGCACATCGGCGACCTGCCGGAGACCGACAAAGCCTCCTACGTCGACGCCTACCCGCTGGCGGCGAGGTGTGTGGGCGGGGCGATCCCAGCCCGGGGCGTGGCGATCGACGAGTCCTCCGGGTCGTCGGGACGCCCGTACACCTGGGTACGCAGCCAGCGGGAGCTGGCAGACGTGCATCGCAGCCTGAGCCGGCTCGCCGCCCACCTGTACGGCCCCGACCTGGTGACGCTGAACGGCTTCTCGATGGGCGCCTGGGCCACCGGCACCAACGTGACCGCCGCCCTCGCCCGTAACGGGCTGGTGAAGTCGCCCGGCCCGGACGTGGACAAGATCCTCTCGGTCTTCGGGGAGCTCGGGGCACGGCGCCGGTACCTGGTGGCCGGGTACCCGCCCTTCCTGAAGCGGCTCATCGACGAGGCCGAGGCGGCGGGCTTCGACTGGGCCGCCTACGAGGTCTACGGCGTGGTGGGCGGCGAGGGGATGAGCGAGGGCCAGCGCACCTACCTCGAGGCCCGCTTCAGCCGAGTGTATTCGGCCTACGGCGCCAGCGACCTCGACATCGGCGTCGCCGCCGAACTCCCGCTCAGCGTATGGATCCGCCGGCGGGCGTGCGAGGATCCCGCCCTCGCCCGGGCACTGTTCGGCACCGCCGGCCGGCTGCCGATGCTGTTCCAGTACAACCCGCTCGACTACTACGCCGAGGCCAACGCCGCCGGGGAGCTGGTCATCACCGTGAACCGGCCGGCCATGCTGTCGCCCCGCATCCGCTACAACATCCACGACGCCGGGGGCACCCTCGGGTTCGCCCAGGTGATCGGCATCTGCCGGGACTTCGGCCTGGACCCGCTGCGGGCCTCGGCGGCGGAGAGCGGGATCGCCCCCTTCCGCCTGCCGTTCCTGTTCGTCCGGGGCCGGTCGGACTCGACGTTGTCCTACATGGGGGCCAACATCTATCCCGAGGACGTCGAAACTGCGCTGTTCACCGGCAGCGCCGAGGCGGCCCGGCTGGGCACCTTCTGCCTGGAGCTGCTGGAGCTCCCCGGAGCCGAGGTCCGGCCGTGCGTGCACGTCGAGGTGCGCCGGGGGTCCCTGCCCTACCCGGCCCTCGAGCGCCGCCTGGCCGGCGCCGTGCGCCAGCGGCTGATGGCCGCCAGCCGGGACTTCGCCGCCGCAGTGGCCGAGGATCCGGCCACGGGCGACGTCGCCATCCGGCTGCACGCCCCGGGCGAGGGGCCATTCGCCGGCAATGCCGGCCGGATCAAGCAGCGCTACATCGTCCGTTAG
- a CDS encoding nitroreductase family protein has protein sequence MPATESPTVVAGLDPTVARILAAGLRAPSAHNAQPWRLVAVGLRTVELHYDYRDYLPYDPDDRDAYLAMGAFAETIALAAQRHGHVAEMRRRFARDGADLRVCDVAFRPALPDEPVDPLAEAAADRHTNRSAYDSTPVPEALREALGGLGNVMVPPRAMARLVARASTLSWRDARFVGDLRRWTHGDPASPSGMTPHALPLTRLEWAALRVAFRVGRLPAPAAALYSSRDRRLLRTSVAVCVLGAPSLEPADLFDAGRRLLRSWVTVGGAGWACHPISIAVDRPETAPEVATLAGVPVPVAVYRIGHPKATVPRSNRRRLAEVLGGSSDHR, from the coding sequence ATGCCTGCCACCGAATCCCCGACCGTCGTCGCGGGGCTGGACCCAACCGTCGCCCGCATCCTCGCTGCCGGGCTCCGGGCGCCTTCGGCCCACAATGCCCAGCCCTGGCGGCTGGTGGCGGTGGGCCTCCGCACCGTGGAGCTGCACTACGATTACCGGGACTACCTGCCCTACGACCCCGACGACCGGGATGCCTACCTGGCCATGGGCGCCTTCGCCGAGACCATCGCCCTCGCCGCCCAGCGCCACGGGCACGTGGCCGAGATGCGCCGGCGCTTCGCACGCGACGGGGCGGACCTGCGGGTGTGCGATGTCGCCTTCCGCCCCGCCCTCCCCGACGAGCCCGTCGATCCGCTGGCGGAGGCCGCCGCCGACCGGCACACCAACCGTTCGGCCTACGACTCGACCCCAGTGCCCGAAGCGCTCCGGGAGGCGCTGGGCGGCCTCGGCAACGTGATGGTCCCGCCCCGGGCGATGGCCCGGCTGGTGGCGAGGGCCAGCACGTTGTCCTGGCGGGACGCCAGATTCGTGGGTGACCTCCGGCGCTGGACCCACGGCGACCCGGCGAGCCCGTCCGGCATGACACCCCACGCCCTGCCGCTCACCCGGCTGGAGTGGGCCGCCCTCCGGGTGGCGTTCCGGGTGGGCCGCCTGCCCGCCCCGGCGGCGGCCCTTTACTCTTCGCGGGACCGGCGCCTGCTGCGCACGAGCGTGGCGGTGTGCGTCCTCGGAGCCCCGAGCCTGGAGCCCGCCGACCTGTTCGACGCCGGCCGGCGCCTCCTCCGCTCCTGGGTCACCGTCGGTGGAGCGGGCTGGGCCTGCCACCCGATCTCGATCGCGGTGGACCGGCCGGAGACAGCCCCCGAGGTGGCCACCCTGGCGGGGGTCCCGGTGCCGGTGGCCGTGTACCGGATCGGGCACCCCAAGGCCACCGTCCCCCGCTCCAACCGGCGCCGGCTGGCCGAGGTGCTCGGAGGATCATCGGATCACCGATGA
- a CDS encoding SDR family oxidoreductase: protein MSGLLEGKNCIIYGAGGGIGSAVAQAFAREGATVFLAGRTESKLQAVADAIAAGGGRAEVAVVDALDERAVEDHVAHVVEAAGSVDVSFNLIDRGDVQGQPVFEMSVGDMLRAVTTGLQGNFITARAAARRMIVRGGGVILHLNSASGDGAHPGMGSTGPADAATESFMRYLAAETGPFGVRVCGIWTAGVEETLTRERLFEVGGDATPDPATVIAMISSMSALRRCPKLDNVCQVATFLASDRAAGITGSMTNVTAGLVLR, encoded by the coding sequence ATGAGCGGGCTTCTGGAGGGCAAGAACTGCATCATCTACGGCGCCGGGGGCGGCATCGGGAGCGCGGTGGCGCAGGCCTTCGCCCGGGAGGGGGCCACCGTGTTCCTCGCCGGGCGCACGGAGTCGAAGCTGCAGGCGGTCGCCGATGCCATCGCCGCCGGCGGCGGCCGGGCCGAGGTCGCCGTCGTGGACGCCCTCGACGAGCGGGCGGTGGAGGACCACGTGGCCCACGTGGTGGAGGCCGCGGGCAGCGTGGACGTGTCCTTCAACCTCATCGACCGGGGCGACGTCCAGGGCCAGCCGGTGTTCGAGATGTCGGTCGGCGACATGCTCCGGGCCGTGACCACCGGGCTCCAGGGCAACTTCATCACCGCCCGGGCAGCCGCCCGGCGGATGATCGTCCGGGGCGGCGGGGTCATCCTGCACCTCAACTCCGCCTCGGGCGACGGCGCCCACCCGGGGATGGGCAGCACCGGGCCGGCCGACGCCGCCACCGAGTCCTTCATGCGCTACCTGGCGGCCGAGACCGGCCCGTTCGGCGTGCGGGTATGCGGCATCTGGACCGCCGGGGTCGAGGAGACCCTCACCCGTGAACGGCTCTTCGAGGTGGGCGGCGACGCCACCCCCGACCCCGCCACGGTCATCGCGATGATCTCGTCGATGTCGGCGCTGCGGCGCTGCCCGAAGCTGGACAATGTCTGCCAGGTGGCAACCTTCCTGGCTTCGGACCGGGCAGCAGGCATCACCGGGTCGATGACGAACGTGACCGCCGGACTGGTGCTGCGGTGA
- a CDS encoding glyoxalase superfamily protein yields MDWRIELVVLPVTDVDRAKAFYSDQLGFRVDVDHRAGDSFRVVQLTPPGSPCSISIGTGITDAAPGSVRGLHIVVPDIQAAVAQLAAAGVEVGPIRHMGPNGWVDGPHPDRADYNSFAFFADPDGNTWAVQEVGHRRVPAGPEAHP; encoded by the coding sequence ATGGACTGGAGGATCGAGCTGGTGGTGCTGCCGGTGACCGACGTCGACCGGGCGAAGGCGTTTTACAGCGACCAGCTCGGCTTCCGGGTAGACGTCGACCACCGAGCCGGCGACAGCTTCCGGGTGGTGCAGCTCACCCCGCCCGGGTCCCCGTGCTCGATCAGCATCGGCACCGGCATCACGGACGCGGCGCCGGGCTCGGTCCGGGGCCTGCACATCGTCGTCCCGGACATCCAGGCGGCAGTCGCCCAGCTGGCCGCCGCCGGGGTCGAGGTGGGCCCGATCCGCCACATGGGGCCGAACGGCTGGGTGGACGGCCCGCACCCGGACCGGGCGGACTACAACTCGTTCGCGTTCTTCGCCGACCCGGACGGCAACACCTGGGCCGTCCAGGAGGTGGGCCACCGGCGGGTGCCGGCCGGGCCGGAGGCGCACCCATGA
- a CDS encoding RNA polymerase subunit sigma-70 — protein sequence MTAGVLEEATFEDLTRRHRRELHVHCYRMLASFDEAEDAVQEALLRAWRSRDSLTDAAGARPWLYRIATNVCLDLLRARRRRPEPARSFAEIPWIQPYPDRLLDEIAPSDDEPDAIAVARETIELAFIAALQLLPPRQRAALVLRDVLGQPAAETAALLETSVAAANSALQRARATLAEHLPARRMEWSRAGATAEERELLAGFIDAHERCDAAAAVAIASTDIRITMPPMPWLFDGIDAMAPLLERAFGPNREGDWRLLATAVNRMPAAGSYLRQPGDSLYRPMKLDVIRVEGGRIREVTTFGSAPFPLLGLPDWLE from the coding sequence ATGACGGCGGGCGTGCTGGAGGAAGCAACCTTCGAGGACCTGACCCGGCGGCACCGCCGGGAACTGCACGTGCACTGTTACCGGATGCTGGCCTCCTTTGATGAGGCGGAGGATGCCGTGCAGGAGGCCCTCCTCCGGGCGTGGCGCAGCCGGGACAGCCTGACCGACGCGGCGGGCGCCCGGCCCTGGCTGTACCGCATCGCCACCAACGTGTGCCTCGATCTCCTCCGGGCTCGCCGGCGGCGGCCGGAGCCGGCCCGATCGTTCGCCGAGATCCCCTGGATCCAGCCCTACCCCGACCGGCTCCTGGACGAGATCGCCCCGAGCGACGACGAGCCCGACGCCATAGCAGTGGCCCGGGAGACCATCGAGCTGGCCTTCATCGCCGCCCTGCAGCTGCTGCCTCCCCGCCAGCGAGCCGCCCTCGTGCTGCGCGACGTCCTGGGCCAGCCGGCGGCCGAGACCGCTGCTCTGCTGGAGACCAGCGTGGCGGCGGCCAACAGCGCCCTGCAGCGGGCGCGCGCCACCCTCGCCGAGCACCTCCCCGCCCGCCGGATGGAGTGGTCCCGCGCGGGCGCGACCGCCGAGGAACGGGAGCTGCTGGCCGGCTTCATCGATGCGCACGAGCGCTGCGACGCGGCCGCAGCGGTGGCCATCGCCAGCACGGACATCCGTATCACCATGCCGCCCATGCCGTGGCTGTTCGACGGGATCGACGCCATGGCCCCGCTCCTGGAGCGGGCCTTCGGCCCCAACCGGGAGGGCGACTGGCGGCTGTTGGCGACTGCGGTTAACCGGATGCCGGCGGCCGGCAGCTACCTGCGCCAGCCGGGAGATTCGCTCTACCGCCCCATGAAACTAGATGTCATCCGGGTGGAGGGGGGAAGGATCCGGGAGGTCACCACCTTCGGCTCGGCGCCATTCCCGTTGCTGGGGCTGCCGGACTGGCTGGAATAG
- a CDS encoding cellulase family glycosylhydrolase: MVAATWALSPVQGATTAPVVKVSGHTVVSSSGAPIRIAGVNRSGSEYACAQGWGFFDGPTDDTSIAAMTAWNINAVRVPLNEDCWLGINGVNAAYAGANYQSAIRAYVTRLQAHGLDVVLDLHWGAAGSQLALGQEQAPDADHAPAFWSSVAAAYKGVNGILFDLFNEPHDISWSCWLNGCTTPAGWKATGMQQLVNAVRGAGATQPVIAEGLNWGGDLSGWLANRPTDSQNQLAAGWHIYNFSGCNTTSCWNSAVAPVAQQVPVLATEVGENDCAGGFLNTLLPWADAHSIGYLAWAWDTASCTGGPALISNYNGTPTGFGAAYKSWLASSSTPPPAPASTTPAPTASPTTSPTPTTPPPPTTQPLDPNARFDFEDGTIQGWSVEWGTTLGLSNESGTAASGSHGLAMDISGNGFPAAGVSTGLTGAAPGSVVTYHVYAPGGVAASVQPVVYDTNWNTSVLGTQTLSAGWNTVTFTVPAINGVRIIGLQVDDSSGWAGRLVLDDVTWQGAAAPPVFDFEDGTTQSWTVRWGSTVALSNESGTAFTGTHGLAMDVSGTGFPGIGETAHVAGLTAGSPVHYEVWAPSGVGATVSPVVFDANWNATVLGAQTLVPGWNSVNFNVPAGISSLQVLGLQVNDPNGWTGRLVLDSVFF; the protein is encoded by the coding sequence GTGGTCGCCGCAACCTGGGCCCTGTCGCCGGTACAGGGGGCCACCACAGCCCCCGTGGTCAAGGTGTCAGGCCACACCGTGGTGTCGTCCTCGGGAGCCCCGATCCGGATTGCCGGGGTTAACCGCTCGGGGAGCGAGTACGCCTGCGCGCAGGGGTGGGGCTTCTTCGACGGGCCGACCGACGACACCTCCATCGCCGCGATGACCGCCTGGAACATCAACGCGGTCCGGGTGCCGCTGAACGAGGACTGCTGGCTGGGCATCAACGGGGTCAACGCCGCCTATGCCGGCGCCAACTACCAGAGCGCCATCCGGGCCTACGTCACCCGGTTGCAGGCCCACGGCCTCGACGTGGTGCTGGACCTGCACTGGGGGGCGGCGGGCAGCCAGCTCGCCCTCGGGCAGGAGCAGGCCCCCGACGCCGACCACGCGCCCGCGTTCTGGTCGTCGGTCGCCGCCGCCTACAAGGGCGTCAACGGCATCCTCTTCGACCTGTTCAACGAGCCGCACGACATCTCGTGGTCGTGTTGGCTGAACGGGTGCACCACGCCGGCGGGGTGGAAGGCCACCGGCATGCAGCAGCTCGTCAACGCGGTGCGCGGGGCGGGCGCCACCCAGCCGGTGATTGCCGAGGGGCTCAATTGGGGCGGCGACCTCTCCGGCTGGCTCGCCAACCGGCCCACGGACTCCCAGAACCAGCTCGCCGCGGGCTGGCACATCTACAACTTCTCGGGCTGTAACACCACGTCGTGCTGGAACTCGGCGGTCGCCCCGGTGGCCCAGCAGGTGCCCGTTCTGGCCACCGAAGTCGGCGAGAACGACTGCGCCGGCGGGTTCTTGAACACCCTGCTGCCCTGGGCCGACGCCCACAGCATCGGCTACCTGGCCTGGGCCTGGGATACCGCAAGCTGTACCGGCGGCCCGGCGCTGATCAGCAACTACAACGGTACGCCGACAGGTTTCGGCGCGGCCTACAAGAGTTGGCTGGCCTCCTCCTCGACCCCGCCTCCTGCGCCGGCCTCCACCACGCCGGCCCCCACTGCGTCTCCCACCACATCCCCTACTCCCACGACCCCGCCTCCGCCCACCACGCAGCCCCTCGACCCCAACGCCCGCTTTGACTTCGAGGACGGCACCATCCAGGGCTGGTCGGTGGAATGGGGGACGACCCTGGGCCTGTCCAATGAGAGCGGCACCGCCGCCTCGGGCAGCCACGGCCTGGCGATGGACATCTCAGGAAACGGCTTCCCCGCCGCTGGCGTGAGCACCGGCCTGACCGGGGCCGCGCCCGGGTCGGTCGTGACGTATCACGTGTACGCTCCCGGCGGCGTGGCGGCCTCGGTCCAACCCGTCGTGTACGACACGAACTGGAACACCTCGGTCCTCGGCACCCAGACCCTGTCCGCCGGGTGGAACACGGTCACCTTCACCGTCCCGGCCATCAACGGGGTCCGGATCATCGGCCTGCAGGTGGACGACTCGTCCGGCTGGGCCGGGCGCCTGGTGCTGGATGACGTCACCTGGCAGGGGGCGGCCGCCCCGCCGGTCTTCGACTTCGAGGACGGGACCACCCAGAGCTGGACCGTGCGCTGGGGATCGACCGTGGCCCTGTCCAATGAGTCGGGCACCGCCTTCACCGGCACGCACGGCCTGGCGATGGACGTCTCGGGCACCGGGTTCCCAGGCATCGGCGAGACGGCCCACGTTGCGGGCCTCACCGCCGGCTCCCCCGTGCACTACGAGGTGTGGGCGCCTTCAGGCGTCGGCGCCACCGTGTCGCCGGTTGTCTTCGATGCCAACTGGAACGCGACGGTTCTGGGCGCCCAGACCCTGGTCCCGGGCTGGAACTCGGTGAACTTCAACGTCCCCGCCGGCATCAGCAGCCTCCAGGTGCTCGGCCTGCAGGTGAACGACCCCAACGGCTGGACCGGCCGTCTGGTGCTGGACTCGGTCTTCTTCTAA
- a CDS encoding alkaline phosphatase family protein, with translation MRMFRRAVHHWLGAALGFGMLLGAAGVGAGSPAHAAGTVPNFDHIFTIMMENHSYSDIIGNSQAPYINSLASRYGLATNYFAVSHPSLPNYLAATGASTFGVTSDCTTCFQAQPNIAVDRVEASGRSWKAYMESMPSPCFVGDSGEYAQKHDPFVYYNDIRLNSTECNKVVPYPQLATDLASTTTTPNYAWITPNLIDDMHDGTIAQGDTWLSQNVPTILNSPAFTQQNSLLMITWDEDDSSMGNQVPMLMIASSVGAGTRSAAQYNHYSYLKTIEGAWGLSPLTSNDGGASAMSDFFGGGTTTPPSFTADTPPTSATVGQPYSYTFQASGTPAPTYALASGSLPSGLSLNGTTGVLSGTPILPGSSTFTVSATNSAGSATTPSITITVTAGATVPGAPTGVSAVADKHASATVSWTAPSSTGGCSITGYTVTSSPGGKTASVGGSTLSAKVTRLTVGTSYTFTTTATNCAGTGPASAPSNAIVARR, from the coding sequence ATGCGGATGTTCAGGCGTGCCGTCCACCACTGGCTCGGAGCCGCCCTCGGCTTCGGGATGCTGCTGGGAGCAGCGGGCGTCGGCGCCGGGTCGCCGGCACACGCTGCCGGGACGGTGCCGAACTTCGACCACATCTTCACGATCATGATGGAGAACCACTCCTACAGCGACATCATCGGCAACTCGCAGGCGCCCTACATCAACAGCCTGGCCTCCCGGTACGGGCTGGCGACGAACTACTTCGCCGTCTCCCACCCCAGCCTGCCGAACTACCTGGCGGCCACTGGAGCCAGCACCTTCGGGGTCACCTCGGACTGCACCACCTGCTTCCAGGCCCAGCCCAACATCGCGGTCGACCGGGTGGAGGCCTCCGGCCGGAGTTGGAAGGCGTACATGGAGTCGATGCCCAGCCCGTGCTTCGTCGGCGACTCGGGTGAGTACGCCCAGAAGCACGACCCCTTCGTTTACTACAACGACATCCGGCTGAACTCGACGGAGTGCAACAAGGTGGTGCCCTACCCGCAGCTGGCCACCGACCTCGCCTCGACCACGACCACGCCCAACTACGCCTGGATCACACCGAACCTGATCGACGACATGCACGACGGCACCATCGCCCAGGGCGACACCTGGCTGAGCCAGAACGTCCCCACCATCCTCAACTCGCCGGCGTTCACCCAGCAGAACTCCCTGCTGATGATCACGTGGGACGAGGACGACTCCTCGATGGGCAACCAGGTGCCGATGCTGATGATCGCCAGCAGCGTGGGGGCCGGGACCCGTTCGGCCGCCCAGTACAACCACTACTCCTACCTGAAGACCATCGAGGGCGCCTGGGGCCTGTCGCCGCTCACCAGCAACGACGGCGGGGCCTCGGCGATGAGCGACTTCTTCGGGGGCGGGACGACCACGCCCCCGTCCTTCACCGCCGACACCCCGCCGACCTCGGCGACGGTCGGGCAGCCCTACAGCTACACGTTCCAGGCGAGCGGCACCCCGGCGCCGACCTACGCCCTGGCGTCCGGCTCCCTGCCCAGCGGGCTGAGCTTGAACGGGACAACCGGCGTGCTGTCCGGTACCCCGATCCTCCCCGGGTCCTCCACCTTCACCGTCTCGGCCACCAACAGCGCCGGGAGCGCCACCACCCCGTCCATCACGATCACTGTGACGGCGGGCGCCACGGTGCCCGGGGCGCCCACCGGCGTGTCGGCCGTGGCGGACAAGCACGCCTCGGCAACGGTGAGTTGGACCGCCCCCTCCAGCACCGGCGGGTGCTCGATCACCGGCTACACCGTGACCTCGTCGCCCGGCGGCAAGACCGCCTCGGTGGGCGGGTCCACCCTCTCGGCCAAGGTCACCCGGCTGACGGTGGGCACCTCGTACACCTTCACCACCACGGCCACCAACTGCGCCGGGACCGGCCCCGCCTCGGCTCCGTCGAACGCCATCGTGGCCCGCAGGTAA
- a CDS encoding TIGR01777 family oxidoreductase, with product MDIAVTGSSGFLGSALTAALTARGDHVVRLVRPGSTGSAGFVGGADTIRWDPSAGTIDAASLEGIGAVVNLAGRAIAPQPWTRAYKAEVLGSRVKATTLIATTLAGLQRPPSVLVSASASGYYGNRGNEILTEQSGPGTGFLAEVCQQWEAAAAPATEAGIRVAFTRTGIVLSPQGGALGRMLQFFKMGLGGKIGAGTQWWSWIALEDEIGAFLHLLDGEASGPFNLCAPHPVTNGELTASLAAALHRPAVLTVPKLALRAFGEFADEMLLASQRMAPTRLEETGYLFRSVDLLPALTALLGR from the coding sequence ATGGATATCGCGGTCACCGGGTCGAGCGGCTTTCTCGGCTCTGCCCTGACCGCAGCCCTGACCGCTCGGGGTGACCATGTGGTCCGCCTCGTGCGCCCGGGCTCAACGGGCTCCGCCGGCTTCGTCGGCGGGGCTGACACCATCCGCTGGGATCCGTCGGCGGGCACGATCGATGCCGCTTCGTTGGAGGGCATCGGCGCCGTGGTGAATCTGGCCGGGCGGGCCATCGCCCCCCAGCCGTGGACCCGCGCCTACAAGGCGGAGGTGCTGGGGAGCCGGGTGAAGGCCACGACGCTGATCGCGACCACGCTTGCCGGCCTGCAGCGCCCGCCGTCGGTGCTGGTGAGCGCCTCTGCGTCCGGGTACTACGGCAACCGGGGCAACGAAATCCTCACCGAGCAGAGCGGCCCGGGCACGGGGTTCCTGGCCGAGGTGTGCCAGCAGTGGGAGGCGGCAGCGGCCCCGGCCACCGAAGCCGGCATCCGGGTGGCCTTCACCCGAACCGGGATCGTGCTGTCACCGCAGGGGGGCGCCCTCGGGCGGATGCTGCAGTTCTTCAAGATGGGCCTGGGGGGCAAGATCGGCGCCGGGACCCAATGGTGGAGCTGGATCGCCCTCGAGGACGAGATCGGTGCCTTCCTGCATCTGCTGGACGGCGAGGCGAGCGGCCCGTTCAACCTGTGCGCCCCGCACCCGGTCACCAACGGCGAGCTGACGGCGTCGCTGGCTGCCGCCCTGCACCGCCCCGCAGTGCTGACCGTGCCCAAGCTGGCCCTGCGGGCATTCGGCGAGTTCGCCGACGAGATGCTGCTGGCCTCCCAGCGCATGGCCCCCACCCGGCTGGAGGAGACGGGCTACCTGTTCCGGTCGGTGGACCTGCTGCCGGCGCTCACCGCCCTGCTGGGCAGGTAA
- a CDS encoding DUF3592 domain-containing protein, whose protein sequence is MTADPRTGRRTWASSLASTRPRPVVVPPPSETEPAPASETEPAPAAAPAPGPVAAGQEPVGAALEPEPGAEPEHDQPDPPGTPPPAARPPSPPAPPSARPSGKRTDGSRPAPAPSRRRKVALGALLVLIGLLVLPVAGMLLIHVSNVQRQFSQLRADGVHAEGTLLNGGSGSRDQITFTDQSGRVITRIMPAPNGNDVLPDGKVDVIYVPVNPGNASLAHLVAQSDHVDAALLVGSGLGAVAGLALIFWGVVLLTGSRSPMADAPEAGPARATSPA, encoded by the coding sequence ATGACCGCCGATCCCCGGACGGGACGCCGGACCTGGGCCAGCAGCCTGGCCAGCACCCGGCCCCGCCCGGTGGTGGTCCCGCCGCCGTCCGAGACCGAGCCTGCACCCGCATCCGAGACCGAGCCTGCACCCGCGGCTGCCCCCGCCCCCGGACCCGTGGCCGCTGGGCAGGAACCGGTCGGCGCCGCCCTCGAGCCCGAGCCCGGGGCCGAACCCGAGCACGACCAGCCGGATCCTCCGGGCACACCGCCGCCCGCCGCCCGGCCCCCTTCGCCGCCAGCTCCCCCGTCGGCACGCCCGTCGGGGAAGCGCACGGACGGATCCCGTCCCGCCCCGGCTCCCAGCCGGCGCCGCAAGGTCGCCTTGGGGGCCCTTCTGGTCCTCATCGGGCTCCTGGTCCTGCCGGTGGCCGGCATGCTCCTCATCCACGTGTCGAACGTGCAGCGGCAGTTCTCCCAGCTCCGCGCGGACGGCGTACACGCCGAGGGCACCCTGCTCAACGGTGGCTCCGGTAGCAGGGACCAGATCACCTTCACAGACCAGAGCGGCCGTGTGATCACCCGGATCATGCCGGCTCCCAACGGCAACGACGTGCTGCCGGACGGGAAGGTCGATGTCATCTATGTGCCCGTCAACCCGGGCAACGCCAGCCTGGCCCACCTGGTTGCCCAGTCAGACCATGTCGATGCCGCCCTGCTCGTGGGCAGCGGCTTAGGGGCGGTCGCCGGGCTGGCGCTCATCTTCTGGGGTGTCGTGCTGCTCACCGGTTCCCGGTCGCCGATGGCCGACGCCCCCGAAGCCGGCCCGGCCCGGGCTACCTCACCGGCGTAA
- a CDS encoding hydrophobic protein, with protein MIVILGVLAVLVVFALLGAIIHLLWILAVLLFIVWLVGFIVSRAHPTRRWYRW; from the coding sequence GTGATCGTCATCCTGGGTGTGCTGGCGGTCCTGGTGGTCTTTGCCCTCCTGGGGGCGATCATTCACCTGCTATGGATCCTTGCTGTCCTGCTGTTCATTGTCTGGCTCGTAGGTTTTATCGTTAGCCGTGCCCACCCGACCCGCCGCTGGTACCGATGGTGA
- a CDS encoding VOC family protein: MDFRLELVQVPVSDVDRAKSFYVDQAGFHCDVDVAVHEALRFVQLTPPGSSCSICIGLGITGMAPGSIEGLQLVVDDINQARMDLASRGCPVSEVEIMPWGQFVNFNDPDGNRWAVQYIPPESRRAQ, translated from the coding sequence ATGGACTTCCGCCTCGAGCTGGTCCAGGTGCCCGTCTCCGATGTCGATCGGGCCAAGTCCTTCTACGTCGATCAGGCCGGCTTTCACTGTGACGTCGATGTGGCCGTCCACGAGGCCCTGCGCTTCGTCCAGCTGACGCCGCCGGGCTCCTCATGCTCGATCTGCATCGGGCTCGGGATTACCGGCATGGCGCCCGGCTCGATTGAGGGCCTCCAGCTGGTGGTCGACGATATCAACCAGGCCCGGATGGATCTTGCCAGCCGCGGCTGCCCGGTCAGCGAGGTCGAGATCATGCCCTGGGGTCAGTTCGTCAACTTCAACGATCCCGATGGCAACCGCTGGGCCGTGCAGTACATCCCGCCCGAGTCGAGGCGGGCCCAGTGA